A genomic stretch from Oncorhynchus tshawytscha isolate Ot180627B linkage group LG07, Otsh_v2.0, whole genome shotgun sequence includes:
- the LOC112254631 gene encoding MAP kinase-activated protein kinase 2 isoform X2, which produces MQHNGNGKEKQSVNQSDPQLQGMTEGSGPHIPGNDTLSGPTLFQLPAHSQLEFKRNAVTEDYKITTQVLGLGINGKVLECYCKKTGDKCALKILHDSPKARREMELHWKVSGGPYIVRILSLYDNMHQGKKCLVIVMECMEGGELFSRIQAKGDQAFTEKEASEIMRDIGTAIEYLHHMDIAHRDVKPENLLYTTKESNGVLKLTDFGFAKETTLHNSLQTPCYTPYYVAPEVLGPEKYDKSCDMWSLGVIMYILLCGFPPFYSNTGQAISPGMKQRIRMGQYNFPNPEWAEVSEEAKQLIDQLLKTDPNERMTIGQFMNHPWINQSMVVPPTPLHTSRVLTEDRELWDDVKALYLYCLDPGGDDQCSVHHACGL; this is translated from the exons ATGCAACATAATGGTAATGGGAAGGAGAAGCAGTCGGTGAACCAATCCGACCCTCAGCTCCAGGGGATGACTGAAGGCAGCGGACCACACATCCCAGGCAATGACACCCTAAGCGGTCCCACACTCTTCCAACTGCCCGCTCATTCCCAACTGGAGTTCAAACGCAACGCAGTTACAGAGGACTACAAAATAACAACTCAAGTACTAGGACTGGGTATCAACGGGAAAGTGCTGGAATGCTACTGCAAGAAGACAGGGGATAAATGTGcgctcaag ATTCTGCATGATAGTCCTAAGGCGCGGCGGGAGATGGAGCTTCATTGGAAAGTGTCGGGGGGTCCGTACATTGTTCGCATCCTCAGCCTGTATGACAACATGCACCAGGGGAAAAAATGCCTGGTTATCGTCATGGAGTG tatggagggaggggagctgttcagtcgcattcaggccaaaggggaCCAGGCTTTCACAGAGAAAG AGGCTTCAGAGATCATGAGGGACATAGGTACGGCCATCGAGTACCTCCACCACATGGACATAGCTCACAGAGATGTCAAG CCTGAAAATCTGCTCTACACCACCAAGGAGAGCAATGGTgttctgaaactgactgacttTGGCTTTGCCAAGGAGACCACCCTCCACAACTCCCTCCAGACACCCTGTTACACCCCTTACTATGTTG ccCCCGAGGTGCTTGGTCCAGAGAAGTATGACAAGTcatgtgacatgtggtctctGGGCGTGATCATGTACATCCT GCTGTGTGGATTCCCTCCGTTCTACTCTAACACAGGCCAGGCCATCTCTCCAGGGATGAAGCAGAGGATCAGGATGGGCCAGTACAACTTCCCTAACCCTGAGTGGGCCGAAGTGTCGGAGGAAG CCAAACAGCTGATCGACCAGCTGCTGAAGACAGACCCAAACGAGAGGATGACCATCGGGCAGTTCATGAACCACCCCTGGATCAAT CAGTCGATGGTGGTTCCTCCTACTCCTCTGCACACATCCAGGGTTctgacagaggacagagaactGTGGGACGATGTCAAG gcactgtatctgtactgtctGGATCCAGGAGGAGATGACCAGTGCTCTGTCCACCATGCGTGTGGACTATGA
- the LOC112254631 gene encoding MAP kinase-activated protein kinase 2 isoform X1 — protein MQHNGNGKEKQSVNQSDPQLQGMTEGSGPHIPGNDTLSGPTLFQLPAHSQLEFKRNAVTEDYKITTQVLGLGINGKVLECYCKKTGDKCALKILHDSPKARREMELHWKVSGGPYIVRILSLYDNMHQGKKCLVIVMECMEGGELFSRIQAKGDQAFTEKEASEIMRDIGTAIEYLHHMDIAHRDVKPENLLYTTKESNGVLKLTDFGFAKETTLHNSLQTPCYTPYYVAPEVLGPEKYDKSCDMWSLGVIMYILLCGFPPFYSNTGQAISPGMKQRIRMGQYNFPNPEWAEVSEEAKQLIDQLLKTDPNERMTIGQFMNHPWINQSMVVPPTPLHTSRVLTEDRELWDDVKEEMTSALSTMRVDYDQVKIKDLDTSNNPLLNKRRKRPAAGGLRERSEEGEVVRD, from the exons ATGCAACATAATGGTAATGGGAAGGAGAAGCAGTCGGTGAACCAATCCGACCCTCAGCTCCAGGGGATGACTGAAGGCAGCGGACCACACATCCCAGGCAATGACACCCTAAGCGGTCCCACACTCTTCCAACTGCCCGCTCATTCCCAACTGGAGTTCAAACGCAACGCAGTTACAGAGGACTACAAAATAACAACTCAAGTACTAGGACTGGGTATCAACGGGAAAGTGCTGGAATGCTACTGCAAGAAGACAGGGGATAAATGTGcgctcaag ATTCTGCATGATAGTCCTAAGGCGCGGCGGGAGATGGAGCTTCATTGGAAAGTGTCGGGGGGTCCGTACATTGTTCGCATCCTCAGCCTGTATGACAACATGCACCAGGGGAAAAAATGCCTGGTTATCGTCATGGAGTG tatggagggaggggagctgttcagtcgcattcaggccaaaggggaCCAGGCTTTCACAGAGAAAG AGGCTTCAGAGATCATGAGGGACATAGGTACGGCCATCGAGTACCTCCACCACATGGACATAGCTCACAGAGATGTCAAG CCTGAAAATCTGCTCTACACCACCAAGGAGAGCAATGGTgttctgaaactgactgacttTGGCTTTGCCAAGGAGACCACCCTCCACAACTCCCTCCAGACACCCTGTTACACCCCTTACTATGTTG ccCCCGAGGTGCTTGGTCCAGAGAAGTATGACAAGTcatgtgacatgtggtctctGGGCGTGATCATGTACATCCT GCTGTGTGGATTCCCTCCGTTCTACTCTAACACAGGCCAGGCCATCTCTCCAGGGATGAAGCAGAGGATCAGGATGGGCCAGTACAACTTCCCTAACCCTGAGTGGGCCGAAGTGTCGGAGGAAG CCAAACAGCTGATCGACCAGCTGCTGAAGACAGACCCAAACGAGAGGATGACCATCGGGCAGTTCATGAACCACCCCTGGATCAAT CAGTCGATGGTGGTTCCTCCTACTCCTCTGCACACATCCAGGGTTctgacagaggacagagaactGTGGGACGATGTCAAG GAGGAGATGACCAGTGCTCTGTCCACCATGCGTGTGGACTATGACCAGGTGAAGATCAAAGATCTAGACACGTCCAATAACCCACTGCTCAACAAGCGACGCAAGAGACCTGCTGCTGGGGGtttgagggagaggagtgaggagggggaggtggtgcGTGATTAG